cacatgtaaagtgcttagaacagttcACAGTGCATAGTAAGAGGCCGGTAAATGTTGGCTTCCCTCATTGTTGctcctggggaggggtgggggtagagtgcatacagagaaaaatagaaagcaagcccaaagggaaggaagcaggtagCTGAGCAAGAAGGGCAGCTGTGGCAGGTGGGCCTCCTCCCTAGCTGGCAAAGTCTCTTGGATGTTGCTTAAGCAGGTTTGCAGcaggatgggggcagggcagctGGGGGTTATGAAATTCAAGCCTGACCGACGGCACAGGGAACATGCCTTACCCTTTCTGGCCACCAGGTGGCAACAGCACATGGGGCTGCAGCTCCTTTCGCCTCCCAAACCACACACAGGTGCCATCTGCTGGCCACACCTCAGTCTGTTCTGTCGGGGGTCACCAAGGGCCCTGCTCACCAGATGGCAGCTCAGGACTCAGCTGGAGAACACCCCAGAGGTTTTCTTGCCTCTGCCAAATTTCTCCAGAGCCAAACACTTGGTGTTTCCACATCCCCTACCCCAGCTCAATTCTTAGAATCCCAGAGGCTGTAGGAGTTGCTGCAGGAAGCTCAGGGAAAGGGGCAAAGGCCTAGGCGGCTGCTGCTGTCACACAAATGAATGCATTTGGTGAACCTGGAGATCAGTCATAAAAAGGAGAAGACAGCGGTGGAGGGCCCCTGTCTGGGTAAGAGCATTTCAATGCCTAAGTAGGGTGCTGATGGGCATATATGTGTGGGGGGCACTAGCTgatgctcctctccctctgctccttaaGTCATAGCCCAGCCTTTAAAGAGGGAAGTTCTCTCAAAAACTCACAaggaattaggggtgcctggtgtgCAGTCTTTttagcatctgacttggttttggctcccgtcgtgacctcagggtcgtgagatcaaaccctATGTTGAGCCCTGCCTTGGTTCCATTCTTAGCCTGCTTaagcctctctttccctctccctctgcccctacctgccCCCTCCGCCAGCTCTCGCTCTCTACAAtagacaaatctttaaaaaaaaaaaacctcacaagaATTGATTTGGTTCTGGTTGCAAGAGTGTGAGAAAAGGGAGACAGTAAACTCTGTTAAATGAGTCTCTGTCATTTTTTTACCAACCCCCCACCATCgtgcaaatttatttttccaacaaatgaatgaaattctcTGCCACATACAAATCATAACACCAGGCATGGCAGAGTTTTATAAAACCTAGTGTCAGCCCTCAAGTCTAGGCCCAACAATTCTAATGATATAAGGTGGAATGCGATGAGGTGTTCCAGTATCTTCTGCTAACGCATTCAGCAAAACTGAGTACTAGGATACCCACCAAAGGGTTCCCTCATCTCATCAGCACAGCAGACTAGATGCTGAGGCATTCTCAGAAGGCTCTGTGCTCTTGCCAGGAAAGGTCACCCAAGCTTAGGATATAAATAACAATTTGACCAAGACCTTGCCTAGATAGCCTTACTCATGTATTTCCATTGATCTGGACCTTTCAGTAACATACGCATCCTGGAAGAAGGCAGCTCGTTCCCATCTAATGCCAACCCCAGGGTGGGTGGTCCCGGTCTGATGAGCTTGCAACACAAGCCCCTTTGGTCTATTTAGGCCCAGCCTGGGAAGCTCGTCCTGCCTCCCTCATCGGAATCACATAGGAGTTTACTACAAATTTGTTTGAAATTGGAGAATTTACTTTCACATATACAGAGAttagaaaaatacattcattttgttttagaaaaacacAGCCCAATGCAAGCTTATCATCAACTGGCCCGTTAGGAGTCACAGAATTTGCAGGAAACCaggtgcctgcctctgcctctccaaaCAGGCCTGCAGTCCAGTAGAGGGTGCTCCTCAGGGAGCCGGGCAGTTAGCTATAGAGGCCATTCACATGTAAATGTCCAGTGAACCAATGCCTGGGAAGAAGATCAAACTCTCTGAGACTGAACACAAGAGTGGGGGTGGGCAAGGACAAACTACTCTCtggcttttctcattttctgcttGTTAATTTCACCGTCAGGAGGTGACCTCTTTTCCCTAATCCTCTTTCAACTCACAGGGTTTGACTCCCCTCCAACTCAACCCTAATCCACCCCATCTCCCATCTCTTTACTGCTGGGGCACCAGCCCTGGTGGGatctctttctcctgctcttgCGCCAGGATTCGCTTGAGTCGGGGCCTGTCTTCCATGAGAAAGCTTGGGAGGCCGAGTAGAGGTGAGTCCAGGCAGTGTGACTGTAGTGGTTTGCTACGGAATTCTTGCTTGCTGTCCTAATCTCTTTACCTAAAGAATCAGAAGGAAGAACTGCTTTAAATTGTccttcttgggacgcctgggtggcgcagttggttaaacgactgcctccggctcagggcgtgatcctggagtcccgggatcgagtcccacatcgggctcccagctccatggggagtctgcttctccctctgaccttctcctcgctcatgctctctctcactgtctctctctctcaaataaataaaataaaatcttaaaaaaaaaaaaaaattgtccttctTCTGCAAGCCCATTTGTCACCTGCTGAGCTCATGTTTCtcagggaaggaagaatgggactccctgcctctctggGCTCCCCTCCTCATCCCCACTTTGCTACACAATACTCAGGGCTGGTGTCCACAACAGTTTGGAAGCCCAGAGGATGGGACAGAGAGCATTTCAACTGATCTTACCTGGTAGGTCCTGGGACTGCAGCTTTCTTAGGGGGCTGAAGATTGCTGCGGGTGGCACCAGGGGCGGGAAGATTTGGTCGCTGAGAAATGGGAACTTGATGGGGGTTGACAAGAGAAATGAATTAGCACAGAGTTCAAGTGACCTTCTCAGAGTTTGGGATTAGTGCCTTTCTTCCTACCCAAGGTAAAAAACACGAGGTTTTTGAGAACCACAGTTCAAACTCTTTGCTCGGGCCCACATCCTCTCTTTAACTCAATCTTGCCATCTTCAATTTGAGTGGTAATGAAGATGGAGGAAGTGGTCACTGTTCCCAGCTCTGGGAGGGTACATTCCAGCTAGACAAGGGTAAGCATTCTTCCTCCTGACTTCCAACTGTTATGTCCACTCTTCCTCACCTCTGTGCCCTGCTGCGCTTGGTCGTGGAACTCCTTTCCGAGTTGGCAGAGAAGCTGGAGGCAGGGCACCTTTGCTGGGTGGTACACTCCGGCTGGTGACTGGCATTCGGCTGGCAGGCCTGGGGATAGCCGAGGGAACAGGCAGTCGACTGGAAGTCTTAGCAGCTCCTCCCTGTGGCCGAGAGAGGCGCTGAGAGTTGCTGGTAGAAGGCTGTGGGGCCAAGACTGGTCTGACAGTGGGAGGCGGGCCTGCTGGAATGAAGTAAAGGAATTAAGAGGGTCAGCTCCACATCCTTCCCCCCTCCCATTCACCCACAGCTTTGCTGTCCAAGCCTTCTCACTTGCTGTTGCTCTCCCACTGGGTCCAGCTTTGCCCCGGATTGGGGGAGTGGGCCGGGCAAGAGGAGAAGATGCTGGGCTTTTGGATGCAGGGAACAGATTGCAAGTGGGTGACTCCTGaaatacaaagagagaaaaaatagaacTAGAATGGAAAAAGAATCTGTTCTGCTGgctgtttgagaaagagaggtggaGAGTTGCCTACATCCCAGTAAGGAAGGGCAGACATTAGTTGCCAACATCATCATCCTCACCAATAATGTTTACCGTAAGCTTATTATAGACACTGCAGAGAAATGTGCAGACACTGTGGTAAGTGCTTTGCTTACGGTATTTTGCTTACTTCCAATAATTCTGAAGTAGAATCTTACTAACCCcattttacaaaaaaggaaaccacTCCATGGCTATACCAAGTAATACATTGTGCCTGAAGGGACACATCCAACCCAGACCCTTCGAACTTACCCTCTTCACACTGGAGGGCCTCTTCCCAGATGCTGCCCGAAGAGCCCTGACTGACCCCTTCTTATCGCTGCTCCGGAGTCGGGGTGTCAGGCTGCTTGGAGAGGGGGTGCTCCGAGTCAAAGAACTCACAGTGGGCAGCAGGTCTCGGACGGGACTGTCCTTTAGCACAAAG
This Neovison vison isolate M4711 chromosome 2, ASM_NN_V1, whole genome shotgun sequence DNA region includes the following protein-coding sequences:
- the PSRC1 gene encoding proline/serine-rich coiled-coil protein 1 isoform X3; the encoded protein is MEDLEEDVKFIVDETLDFGGLSPSDSREEEDIAVSVTPEKPLRRGLSNRSDPNAVAPAPQGVRLSLGPLSPEKLEEILHEANRLAAQLEQCALQEQESTGEGLGPRKVKPSPRRETFVLKDSPVRDLLPTVSSLTRSTPSPSSLTPRLRSSDKKGSVRALRAASGKRPSSVKRESPTCNLFPASKSPASSPLARPTPPIRGKAGPSGRATASPPPTVRPVLAPQPSTSNSQRLSRPQGGAAKTSSRLPVPSAIPRPASRMPVTSRSVPPSKGALPPASLPTRKGVPRPSAAGHRVPISQRPNLPAPGATRSNLQPPKKAAVPGPTR
- the PSRC1 gene encoding proline/serine-rich coiled-coil protein 1 isoform X1, whose protein sequence is MEDLEEDVKFIVDETLDFGGLSPSDSREEEDIAVSVTPEKPLRRGLSNRSDPNAVAPAPQGVRLSLGPLSPEKLEEILHEANRLAAQLEQCALQEQESTGEGLGPRKVKPSPRRETFVLKDSPVRDLLPTVSSLTRSTPSPSSLTPRLRSSDKKGSVRALRAASGKRPSSVKRESPTCNLFPASKSPASSPLARPTPPIRGKAGPSGRATATGPPPTVRPVLAPQPSTSNSQRLSRPQGGAAKTSSRLPVPSAIPRPASRMPVTSRSVPPSKGALPPASLPTRKGVPRPSAAGHRVPISQRPNLPAPGATRSNLQPPKKAAVPGPTR
- the PSRC1 gene encoding proline/serine-rich coiled-coil protein 1 isoform X2 produces the protein MEDLEEDVKFIVDETLDFGGLSPSDSREEEDIAVSVTPEKPLRRGLSNRSDPNAVAPAPQGVRLSLGPLSPEKLEEILHEANRLAAQLEQCALQEQESTGEGLGPRKVKPSPRRETFVLKDSPVRDLLPTVSSLTRSTPSPSSLTPRLRSSDKKGSVRALRAASGKRPSSVKRESPTCNLFPASKSPASSPLARPTPPIRGKAGPSGRATATGPPPTVRPVLAPQPSTSNSQRLSRPQGGAAKTSSRLPVPSAIPRPASRMPVTSRSVPPSKGALPPASLPTRKGVPRPSAAGHRVPISQRPNLPAPGATRSNLQPPKKAAVPGPTR
- the PSRC1 gene encoding proline/serine-rich coiled-coil protein 1 isoform X4, whose amino-acid sequence is MEDLEEDVKFIVDETLDFGGLSPSDSREEEDIAVSVTPEKPLRRGLSNRSDPNAVAPAPQGVRLSLGPLSPEKLEEILHEANRLAAQLEQCALQEQESTGEGLGPRKVKPSPRRETFVLKDSPVRDLLPTVSSLTRSTPSPSSLTPRLRSSDKKGSVRALRAASGKRPSSVKRESPTCNLFPASKSPASSPLARPTPPIRGKAGPSGRATASPPPTVRPVLAPQPSTSNSQRLSRPQGGAAKTSSRLPVPSAIPRPASRMPVTSRSVPPSKGALPPASLPTRKGVPRPSAAGHRVPISQRPNLPAPGATRSNLQPPKKAAVPGPTR